The genomic DNA CCGCGTCCCCCTCCGGAGAGGTCCTCGACCTGGACGGCCTGACCGGGACGAGCGCCTGACCCGCGAGGGCCCGCCCCTCACTCCCGGGCCGCGGCGACCCCGAAGCCGTCCATGTAGTCGCGGGCCCGGGCGATCAGCCCGTCGCGTACATGGAGCACCAGGAGGCCGGGGACGGTGAACCCGGTGCGCGCGGGAGGCACCGCCCCCACGACCACGTGCTCGGCGACGATCACTCCGGGACGTGCGGTCTCGTGGACCGCGACCTCCCTGACCTCCTCCACCCGGGCGGGGCTGGCGCCCCAGGCGGCGCGA from Streptomyces sp. CB09001 includes the following:
- a CDS encoding nuclear transport factor 2 family protein → MPPSDAPAVRTPREVLARYYRAMLDKSADDLADLYAVDAVHEFPFTAPGFPAYFEGREAVRSGYRAAWGASPARVEEVREVAVHETARPGVIVAEHVVVGAVPPARTGFTVPGLLVLHVRDGLIARARDYMDGFGVAAARE